A window of the Gossypium hirsutum isolate 1008001.06 chromosome A05, Gossypium_hirsutum_v2.1, whole genome shotgun sequence genome harbors these coding sequences:
- the LOC107961036 gene encoding uncharacterized protein: MPRQGSSYKPRDNPANPFVSDLDDMAEMEKEKVDLAKQLDDRCKWLEEKFKAMETADYRSGIDAKDLSLVPDLDSLIGSMVKWYNQLSRAQIGSWKDLAQAFMKQYGHVTDIAPDRITLQNMEKKPSESFRQYAQWWREMAMQVQRPLLEKETTMLFINTLKAPFINHMLGSATKSFSDIVMSGEMIENAVRCGKIEAGESAKRSAPRRKENEVNNASAYHKGCSKPITASQPRVVTTSHQGSASQDSNPRPNAERFQFTPIPMTYREFYKNLFDTHVVSLFYLKPMQPPFPKWYDANAQCEYHVGTAGHTIENCTTFKKLVERFIKMGFDDPIKPNMAENPLPSHSDDGVNAIVESGGKKTKIDVSEVKTPLKWVWKKMMEGDLITQDSKERPKEARRYIEFHANGGHDIQECSKFRSIVQNLMDNKEIKFYEEIEGSKEGEVYASEKRTTEEAQRVNYPVVIISRPKNNEAGVQMVPRVIIQKLVSFPYKDSRQSKANVLRENQNIGFYTRSGRRYDPTSTETETVKEKTPIAKQRKEKTVRFESPINKPVTEKEAREFLKFLKHSEYSVVEQLHKQPARISVLALLLSSETH, translated from the exons ATGCCTCGACAAGGTTCGAGCTATAAGCCCAGAGATAATCCAGCTAATCCATTCGTCTCGGACCTCGACGACATGGCAGAAATGGAGAAAGAAAAAGTAGACCTGGCAAAACAACTCGATGATCGTTGTAAATGGCTTGAAGAAAAATTCAAAGCAATGGAGACTGCTGATTACCGTAGCGGGATCGACGCTAAGGACTTAAGCTTAGTCCCAGATCTG GATAGTCTGATCGGATCTATGGTCAAGTGGTATAACCAGCTCAGCCGTGCCCAAATTGGTTCATGGAAGGACTTGGCTCAAGCTTTCATGAAACAATATGGTCACGTGACGGACATAGCACCCGACAGAATTACCCtacaaaatatggaaaaaaagcCGAGTGAGAGCTTCAGGCAGTATGCACAATGGTGGAGGGAGATGGCAATGCAGGTCCAACGACCTCTCTTGGAAAAGGAAACAACCATGCTTTTTATCAATACCCTGAAGGCCCcattcattaaccacatgttgggaagcgctactAAGAGCTTCTCTGACATAGTGATGTCTGGGGAGATGATAGAAAACGCGGTGAGATGTGGGAAAATTGAAGCGGGAGAAAGTGCCAAAAGGTCGGCTccaagaaggaaagaaaatgaggtgaataatGCAAGCGCATATCATAAGGGTTGTTCCAAGCCAATCACAGCAAGCCAACCGAGGGTTGTGACTACTAGCCATCAGGGCTCTGCGAGTCAAGATTCCAACCCAAGGCCTAACGCGGAAAGATTTCAATTCACGCCGATCCCTATGACGTATAGGGAGTTTTACAAAAATCTGTTCGATACGCATGTGGTGTCTCTATTTTACCTgaaacccatgcaacctccattcccaaagtGGTATGACGCAAACGCGCAATGCGAATACCATGTAGGAACTGCAGGACATACAATTGAGAACTGCACGACCTTTAAAAAATTAGTCGAAAGGTTCATAAAGATGGGCTTCGATGATCCCATAAAACCTAATATGGCAGAAAACCCGTTACCCAGTCATTCAGACGATGGGGTAAATGCGATAGTCGAAAGTGGAGGAAAGAAAACTAAGATAGATGTCTCAGaggtaaaaactccattgaaatggGTTTGGAAGAAGATGATGGAAGGAGATCTGATCACACAAGATTCAAAGGAAAGGCCTAAAGAAGCAAGAAGATACATCGAGTTTCATGCCAATGGAGGTCATGACATCCAAGAGTGCAGTAAGTTCAGGTCCATAGTGCAAAATCTAATGGAcaataaagagattaaattttacGAAGAAATTGAAGGGTCAAAAGAAGGAGAGGTCTACGCCTCAGAAAAAAGAACAACAGAAGAGGCCCAAAGAGTCAATTACCCTGTGGTGATAATTTCGCGACCAAAGAACAATGAAGCAGGGGTACAAATGGTGCCAAGAGTCATAATTCAGAAACTGGTATCCTTCCCTTACAAGGATA GTAGACAGAGTAAGGCCAATGTTTTAAGAGAGAACCAAAATATAGGTTTCTATACACGTAGTGGAAGACGTTATGACCCTACAAGTACAGAAACTGAAACTGTTAAGGAAAAAACCCCAATAGCCAAGCAAAGAAAGGAAAAAACGGTCAGGTTCGAATCACCAATCAACAAACCAGTAACTGAGAAAGAagctagagaattcctaaaattcttgaagcacaGTGAGTACAGCGTGGTTGAACAGTTACATAAGCAACCGGCTCGCATCTCGGTATTAGCTTTGCTCTTGAGTTCGGAGACACATTGA
- the LOC107961034 gene encoding ankyrin repeat-containing protein BDA1 translates to MTSCGKLREAVKAGNIDSLYAVIRKDPYILDRIDQVPFIDTPVHVAVTSGQDDFAVEVMNLKPSLARKLNTDGYSPIHLAIQNERMVLRLLEIDKDLVRVKGREGYTPLHCAAEQGNLRLLAQLLVDYPEYVRDVTIRSETALHIAAKNNKLEAVQVLAQSLRRTYFYSSSMGKKLLNWKDKDGNTALHVAAYNNQPQRDSMKILCNAEALNASLTPRSRHLHQLLRTNITGLERALGELFLDITNMSTERSSAVLVILVLILTSTYQATLSPPGGVLQADSKDPTNQDSHGFAPPKTLQIYGFKSRYMYIYHSRSSKFRIEGDKKYNHMNSEGGKLTLNSRDFLLFYVPNTIAFIMTFILTLGLLAVVANGITWLLLPPLLLLYFCLLSSTFAISPANAPVVIDFAPLLSLPIMFRVIGHAKCLRKYTG, encoded by the exons ATGACTTCGTGTGGGAAGTTAAGAGAGGCTGTTAAAGCAGGAAATATAGATAGCTTGTATGCGGTAATTCGGAAGGACCCATATATTTTAGACCGAATCGATCAAGTTCCTTTTATCGACACTCCTGTACACGTAGCTGTAACATCGGGGCAGGATGATTTCGCAGTGGAGGTCATGAATTTGAAGCCATCACTAGCTAGGAAGCTGAATACAGATGGCTATAGTCCGATTCACTTGGCAATCCAAAACGAGAGAATGGTACTTCGCCTCCTAGAAATTGATAAAGATCTTGTTCGTGTCAAAGGAAGAGAAGGCTATACGCCTTTACATTGCGCAGCTGAACAAGGAAACCTTCGTCTTTTGGCCCAATTATTGGTCGATTATCCTGAATATGTTCGGGATGTGACGATTAGGAGCGAGACTGCTTTACACATTGCTGCAAAGAACAACAAACTAGAAGCTGTTCAAGTGTTGGCGCAATCGCTACGAAGGACTTATTTTTACAGCTCCTCTATGGGGAAAAAGCTATTGAATTGGAAAGACAAGGATGGCAACACTGCGTTGCACGTTGCTGCATACAATAATCAACCTCAG AGAGATTCCATGAAAATTCTTTGCAATGCGGAAGCTTTGAATGCTTCCTTAACTCCAAGATCTCGACACTTACACCAATTATTGAGAACAAATATTACAGGCCTCGAAAGAGCATTGGGTGAATTGTTTCTAGATATTACAAACATGTCTACCGAAAGAAGCAGTGCAGTTCTTGTAATATTAGTCTTGATTCTAACATCAACTTACCAAGCCACTCTTAGCCCTCCAGGCGGTGTTTTACAAGCTGATTCCAAAGATCCAACCAACCAAGACTCTCACGGTTTTGCCCCACCAAAAACGCTTCAAATTTATGGATTCAAGTCtcgatatatgtatatatatcatagcCGATCTTCAAAGTTTCGGATTGAAGGTGACAAAAAATACAATCATATGAACTCCGAAGGTGGGAAATTGACTTTAAATTCGAGAGATTTCCTTCTGTTTTACGTTCCAAACACTATAGCATTCATTATGACATTTATTCTGACACTGGGGTTGCTTGCAGTTGTTGCCAATGGGATAACTTGGCTTCTTTTACCGCCATtacttcttttatatttttgCCTATTGAGTTCTACTTTTGCCATATCTCCGGCAAATGCTCCTGTAGTCATTGATTTTGCTCCTTTACTTAGTTTACCTATAATGTTTAGGGTCATCGGACATGCAAAATGCCTTAGGAAATATACGGGTTAA